A part of Nitrospira sp. genomic DNA contains:
- a CDS encoding DUF3574 domain-containing protein gives MLDSLHFGTAKPEGVVTDQEWDTFLNDTVGLEFPEGLTSWTTYGRWRNPSGSVTTETSHLLQLAHDGGKDQERRVQWVIHTYKSRFHQDAVMRIRSLVCRSF, from the coding sequence GTGCTGGACTCGCTGCATTTCGGAACGGCGAAGCCGGAGGGAGTCGTGACGGACCAGGAATGGGACACATTCCTCAATGACACCGTGGGGCTGGAGTTCCCTGAAGGCCTGACATCCTGGACCACCTACGGACGCTGGAGGAATCCCAGTGGCTCAGTCACGACAGAAACATCGCATCTGCTCCAACTCGCGCATGACGGAGGGAAGGATCAGGAACGCCGGGTTCAATGGGTCATCCACACCTACAAATCACGATTTCACCAGGACGCGGTCATGCGGATCCGTTCGCTCGTCTGCCGCTCTTTTTAA
- a CDS encoding glutathione peroxidase has translation MNIYDIDLVTITGQPQNMEIYRGKTLLIVNVASQCGFTPQYAGLQALYDTFKERGVVVLGFPCDQFGHQAPDREAAIAQFCSRNFGVTFPMFAKTEVNGPHAHPLYQYLKSEKSGILGTEAIKWNFTKFLVGADGKVVKRYAPSDKPDVIVADLAARL, from the coding sequence ATGAACATTTATGACATCGATCTTGTCACAATCACCGGTCAGCCACAGAACATGGAGATCTATCGCGGCAAGACCTTGCTCATCGTCAATGTCGCGAGCCAATGCGGCTTCACGCCCCAGTACGCGGGGCTCCAAGCGCTCTACGACACGTTCAAGGAAAGAGGCGTCGTCGTCCTCGGTTTTCCCTGCGACCAGTTTGGGCATCAAGCGCCGGATAGAGAGGCGGCGATCGCGCAGTTCTGCAGTAGGAATTTCGGCGTCACCTTTCCGATGTTCGCTAAGACGGAAGTCAACGGCCCTCACGCACACCCGCTCTACCAATATCTCAAGTCGGAAAAGTCAGGGATTCTCGGGACTGAGGCGATCAAATGGAATTTCACCAAGTTTCTTGTCGGCGCCGATGGAAAAGTCGTGAAGCGCTATGCGCCGAGCGATAAGCCGGACGTGATCGTGGCAGACTTGGCGGCGAGACTGTAG
- a CDS encoding uracil-DNA glycosylase — translation MPPLPPDWKQLLEQEAGSAAYRQLETFLEREAADGQMLLPPQPDIFRAFELTPYHSVKVLLLGQDPYHTPGMAHGLCFSVQPHVRSLPPSLRNIFRELHHDVGCRIPDHGCLEHWARQGILMLNAALTVRTHSPNSHRQPWQFFTDSVIRLVNAKTNRVVFVLWGGEAKKKQALVTNPRHVVISCAHPSPLSAKKFFGSRSFSRINQALREVGESPIDWQIPDRCTTP, via the coding sequence TTGCCGCCCCTTCCACCCGATTGGAAGCAGCTGCTCGAACAGGAGGCGGGCAGTGCGGCCTATCGCCAGCTGGAAACATTTCTGGAGCGGGAAGCGGCCGACGGGCAGATGCTTTTACCGCCGCAGCCGGATATCTTCAGGGCGTTCGAGCTGACGCCCTATCACTCTGTCAAAGTTTTGCTTCTGGGACAAGACCCCTATCACACCCCAGGAATGGCCCATGGCCTGTGTTTTTCTGTTCAACCGCACGTTCGTTCCCTGCCGCCCTCGCTGAGAAATATCTTTCGCGAACTGCATCACGATGTAGGATGCCGCATCCCCGATCACGGCTGCCTGGAGCATTGGGCCCGCCAGGGGATACTGATGCTCAATGCGGCGTTGACCGTTCGCACGCACAGTCCGAACTCTCATCGCCAGCCCTGGCAATTTTTTACCGATTCGGTCATTCGACTGGTGAATGCAAAGACGAACCGAGTGGTATTTGTGCTGTGGGGAGGCGAAGCGAAGAAAAAGCAGGCGCTGGTCACGAATCCCCGGCATGTCGTGATTTCCTGCGCGCATCCGTCGCCGCTCTCGGCCAAGAAGTTTTTTGGCTCTCGAAGCTTCTCAAGAATTAATCAGGCTCTCAGGGAGGTCGGGGAGTCGCCGATCGACTGGCAGATTCCGGACCGGTGTACGACGCCCTAA